From the Methanobacterium sp. BAmetb5 genome, the window GCCGGTGGAATACTACAACTCAGTGAAGGAATAAAACGCAAAGATACTCTGGCCATCATGACCCTCAAGGGTGAACTGGTGGCTGCGGGTGAAGCACTGGCCACCACCACAGAAATTGACCAGGCAGATAAGGGCATCATGGTCAACATAAAAAAGGTTTTTATGGAACCAGGAACATACCCTATGATGTGGAAGTAAAAAAAATTACTCTTTGCCCACTTCTCACCTGGAGATAAAATTAACCATAAGCTTATAAATGGCTTTTAATATACCATATAGAACCCACTAGAATATTTTATCTTTGGATAAATTTAACTCGTTTATCAACGCGGATAAAAAGCTTTATATTAAACAAACAGAAGAATATAATCTTATGCCGGGATAGTCTAGCCTGGTAAGGCGCAAGACTGGAAATCTTGTGGAGCTTTGCTCCGCCTGGGTTCAAATCCCAGTCCCGGCGTTCATCAAAACCATATTTTGTAGTTAGATGACGTAATTGAATGATAATTGTAATGATCACCGAATCATTAATCAATTAAACTCAATTAGAGGGGAATTCAAGTAAAGTTTCAGCAACCAAAAAATTCTTTTTTTGTGTCTGATGATCCGCGTGAATCCCCACCCTGAGAACATCACATATAATTGGAGGAAATTTTAAATGGAAGACGATTTCAAACATATGGTCCGGATCGCCCGTAGAGACGTAAACGGGAACAAGACCATAATAAACGCCCTAACTGATATAAAGGGATTGGGCAAGGCTTTATCTGGTGCCATCTGCACCACCATGGAGTTTGATCCCCACCAGAAAATAGGAACTTTATCAGATGAAGAAGTCCTACGCCTTGAAGAAGCCGTTAAGAATCCGCAAAACGGCAAAATACCTGAATGGATGCTCAACCGCCGTAATGACTATGAAACCGGTGAAACCACCCACCTCATAGAATCCGACCTGGTTATGCGCCTCCGGGATGACCTCAACCGTATGAAGAAAACCCGAAGCTACAAGGGACGAAGACACGAAGTTGGACTACCAGTCCGAGGTCAGAGAACCAAATCCACATTCCGTAAAGGAAGCTCCGTTGGAGTTAGAAGGAGAAGAAGAGGATAATCACGGGAGACGATTAACATGGGACATCCAAGAAAGGCAAGGAAAAAGTACGATACACCTTCACACCCCTGGAATGCAGACCGCATAAAACAGGAAAACAAATTGGTACAAAAATACGGTTTGAAAAACAAAAAAGAAGTTTGGAAAGCCGAAACCATGGTTAAAAATTACAGGAGAGACGCCAGGGAACTACTGGGTATGAGCAGTGAACACAATGCTCAGGAAAGACAGCAACTCCTGGGCCACCTGACCCGATACGCCATACTACCAGAAAGCGCTAAACTGGAAGATGTTTTAAACCTCACCGTGGAAGACGTCCTACGCCGCCGACTACAGACTGTGGTCCACCGGAAAGGACTGGCCTACACCGCCAAAGAAGCACGGGTATTCGTGGTACACGGACACATAGCCATGAACAACAAGAAAATAGACTCCCCCAGCTACCTGGTGAAAAGGGGAGAAGAAGAACAGATAGGATACTATCCTGGTTCACCAGTTATAAAACTCAAAATCCCTGAAAATCCTAAAAAGGAAAAACCGAAAAAGGAAAGACCAAAAAGGGATTCATATAGAGGAAGAGGAAGGAGAAATAGGAGATAAGGTGATAACATGGCAGAAAAAGCAAAAGAAAAATGGGGAGTAGCCAACGTGTTCTCTTCCTTCAACAACACCATCATCACCATCACCGATGTTACCGGAGCAGAAACCATCAGCCAGTGGTCTGGTGGTAAAGTAGTCCGCGCCGACAGACAGGAATCATCACCATTCGCCGCAATGGAAGCCGCAAGTCGAGCTGCAGATGATGTTAAGGAAAAAGGAATTGTAGGCCTGCACATTAAAGTGCGAGCCCCTGGTGGAAACGGACCACGCTCACCTGGACCTGGAGCACAGGCCACCATCCGAGCCCTGGCCCGTGCCGGAATTAAGATCGGAAAAATTGAAGATGTAACACCCATACCCCACGATGGTACTGGACGACCCGGTGGTAAAAGGGGTAGAAGGGTATAATACGTGATGTGTCTTGTATGGAGATAGAAATTAATAACCAGGACAACAACCAGATGGTCTTCACTGTGGAAGGTGCCGACGTCAGCCTGGTTAATGCCCTGCGCCGGATCTGTATGGTGGAAGTTCCCACATTAGCCATTGAAACTGTGGAGTTCTTAAAAAACGATGCACGTATATTCGACGAAGCATTGGCCCACCGACTAGGAATGGTACCTATCAAAACCGACCTGGAATCACTGGTACTGGCATCAGAATGTGACTGTGACGATCACTGCCCTCGCTGCAGTGTATCCCTGGTCCTCAAGGGAAAAGGACCAAAGACACTCTACTCCGGGGATCTTAAATCAGAAGACCCCAATCTAAAACCTGTACTGGACACCATTCCACTGGTAAAACTCAAAGAAGGAGAAGAAGTGGAACTGGAAGCCATAGCACAGTTAGGACAGGGTAAGGAACATGCCAAATGGCAACCCACCACCACCTGTGCCTACAAAAACTATCCCCAGATCACCATTGACGGGGATAAATGTGAATCATGCCTCCAGTGTGTGCAGGAATGTCCCCGTAATGTCCTGGAATTTGATGAAGAAAAGAACCAGATAAAAGTGGTGGACCTGGAAAACTGTTCCATGTGCCGAACCTGCATGAAGGACTGTCCCAACCAGGCCATTACCGTGGAAATTGTGGAGGACAAATTCATATTCCGCATTGAAACCGATGGTTCACTATCTCCCACACAAGTACTCTCTCGCGCATGTGACATGTTATCAGAAAAAGCTGATAAAATTGTCACTTTTTGTGAAGAAGGAGGAAGTTAACTATGAAAACTAACCCCCAAATTAATCAACTCATTAGGATCCTTAAAGAAAAAGCCCGTCAGGAAGAAGCACCTCTCTGGAAGGACCTGGCACGCAGGCTAGAAAAACCCACCCGAAGACAGGCAGAGGTTAACATTTCCAGCATAAACCGGAACACAGCAGAAGATGAAATCGTACTGGTACCGGGAAAAGTACTGGGCAGCGGAGCACTGGACCACAAAGTCCAGGTAGCAGCACTGGACTTCTCCCAGCAAGCAGCCGAAAAAATAGTAGATGCCGGTGGAAAATGCCTGGACATCACCCTTCTCCTGGAAGAAAACCCCAAGGGAAGTGGAGTTAGAATTATCCAATAAACATAGGTGTTAAAATGATTATAGATGGAGAAGGACTCGTTCTAGGAAGACTGGCCAGTTCAGTCAGTAAGAAACTTCTCGCCGGGGAACGGGTAACAGTATTGAATGCAGAAAAGATTATAATATCAGGTAACAAGGAATGGGCCTATGCTAAATACAAACAAAGAATAGACCGGGCCAGCATATCCAACCCCCGTAAAATGGGACCAAAATACCCCCGCCGACCTGACGATATCTTCCGCCGAACTGTAAGGGGAATGTTACCCCACAAACAGCACAAAGGAAGAGAAGC encodes:
- a CDS encoding 50S ribosomal protein L18e, producing the protein MKTNPQINQLIRILKEKARQEEAPLWKDLARRLEKPTRRQAEVNISSINRNTAEDEIVLVPGKVLGSGALDHKVQVAALDFSQQAAEKIVDAGGKCLDITLLLEENPKGSGVRIIQ
- a CDS encoding 30S ribosomal protein S11; amino-acid sequence: MAEKAKEKWGVANVFSSFNNTIITITDVTGAETISQWSGGKVVRADRQESSPFAAMEAASRAADDVKEKGIVGLHIKVRAPGGNGPRSPGPGAQATIRALARAGIKIGKIEDVTPIPHDGTGRPGGKRGRRV
- a CDS encoding 30S ribosomal protein S13, with the translated sequence MEDDFKHMVRIARRDVNGNKTIINALTDIKGLGKALSGAICTTMEFDPHQKIGTLSDEEVLRLEEAVKNPQNGKIPEWMLNRRNDYETGETTHLIESDLVMRLRDDLNRMKKTRSYKGRRHEVGLPVRGQRTKSTFRKGSSVGVRRRRRG
- a CDS encoding 30S ribosomal protein S4; this translates as MGHPRKARKKYDTPSHPWNADRIKQENKLVQKYGLKNKKEVWKAETMVKNYRRDARELLGMSSEHNAQERQQLLGHLTRYAILPESAKLEDVLNLTVEDVLRRRLQTVVHRKGLAYTAKEARVFVVHGHIAMNNKKIDSPSYLVKRGEEEQIGYYPGSPVIKLKIPENPKKEKPKKERPKRDSYRGRGRRNRR
- a CDS encoding 50S ribosomal protein L13; this encodes MIIDGEGLVLGRLASSVSKKLLAGERVTVLNAEKIIISGNKEWAYAKYKQRIDRASISNPRKMGPKYPRRPDDIFRRTVRGMLPHKQHKGREALKGLRVHVGIPSEFKSEEITQLKEAQPKNIPKSVELGKISQLLGAKF
- a CDS encoding DNA-directed RNA polymerase subunit D is translated as MEIEINNQDNNQMVFTVEGADVSLVNALRRICMVEVPTLAIETVEFLKNDARIFDEALAHRLGMVPIKTDLESLVLASECDCDDHCPRCSVSLVLKGKGPKTLYSGDLKSEDPNLKPVLDTIPLVKLKEGEEVELEAIAQLGQGKEHAKWQPTTTCAYKNYPQITIDGDKCESCLQCVQECPRNVLEFDEEKNQIKVVDLENCSMCRTCMKDCPNQAITVEIVEDKFIFRIETDGSLSPTQVLSRACDMLSEKADKIVTFCEEGGS